The following are encoded together in the Flammeovirga agarivorans genome:
- the pbpC gene encoding penicillin-binding protein 1C, whose amino-acid sequence MKETKFTSIKIKQLTTKLIKTLTFLSLVQLLIFGVVHFLFPYPKKIHYGQVLYSSNNEVIGATLNNEDKWRLYSSLDEVDPLFIDNILHKEDQHFYYHLGVDPLAIIRAFFNNIYSNKRTSGASTISMQVVRLLEPKERTYYNKIIEMFRALQLECTYSKKEILEMYINIIPFGGNIEGIKAATVLYLQKNPGILSPAEACMLSIIPNRPTSLALGKQQDLIVSERNKWLERYYQGGLIDENALESAKVEPINLQRTSIPKIIPHLSRQLTNRFYDESRIKTYININTQLKTQDLVKKYARRLRSIGINNAAAIIIDNHTREVISYVGSQDFFDDKFAGQVDGIQAKRSPGSTLKPLIYGIGFDRGLITPKTKILDVPTDFGNYSPLNYDEKFRGYITVEDALGKSLNIPAVATLEEIGVDHFTNKLITAGFNSIAQQKNRLGLSVALGGCGVTLEELTGLYASLGNKGTYSSLRKSTFDKDSTNYQIISPESNYMIYEILSNLKRPDLPNNPQNSNNAPNIAWKTGTSYGRKDAWSIGYNKEYTVGVWCGNFNNEGSPDLTGAETATPLLFNIFRTLYPTVNSKKEEFEIPDQLFERLVCSSTGLIPEYFCDHTIEDSYIPTVSLTKKCSHRKLYFINPIESFSYCGKCLPKEGGYKKKFYNNYPEQLVRFYNDEKIPFETPPPHNPECKYTISGKPPTISSPVDGRTYYILDHNTELELQAITANDVDYIYWYVNDQYVAKVNIESSFFYQFEVGKNKISCTDDKGRTNEIFIFVN is encoded by the coding sequence TTGAAAGAAACTAAATTTACAAGCATAAAAATCAAGCAGTTAACTACAAAACTAATTAAAACTTTAACGTTTCTTAGTTTAGTACAATTATTAATCTTCGGGGTAGTTCATTTCCTTTTTCCCTATCCAAAGAAAATACATTATGGACAAGTACTCTATTCTTCTAATAATGAAGTTATTGGTGCAACACTCAATAATGAAGATAAATGGAGATTATATTCTAGCCTAGATGAAGTAGACCCTTTATTTATTGATAATATTTTACACAAAGAGGACCAACACTTTTATTACCATTTAGGTGTAGATCCGTTAGCAATAATTAGAGCTTTTTTCAATAATATTTATAGTAATAAAAGAACATCAGGTGCATCCACAATTAGTATGCAAGTTGTTCGATTGCTAGAACCAAAAGAAAGAACCTACTACAATAAAATTATCGAAATGTTTAGGGCATTACAGCTTGAATGTACTTACTCAAAAAAGGAAATACTTGAAATGTATATCAATATCATTCCTTTTGGTGGTAATATAGAAGGCATCAAAGCTGCTACTGTTTTATATCTACAAAAGAACCCTGGAATTCTAAGCCCTGCAGAAGCATGTATGCTCTCTATTATTCCCAATCGCCCTACATCATTAGCATTAGGAAAACAGCAAGACCTTATCGTTTCAGAAAGAAATAAGTGGTTAGAAAGATACTATCAAGGTGGTTTAATTGATGAGAATGCTTTAGAATCAGCAAAGGTTGAACCTATAAATCTTCAACGTACAAGTATCCCTAAAATAATTCCTCACTTAAGTAGACAACTGACAAACAGGTTTTATGATGAATCTAGAATCAAAACTTACATCAACATTAATACACAATTAAAAACGCAAGATTTAGTAAAAAAATATGCTCGACGATTAAGGAGTATTGGGATTAATAATGCTGCCGCAATCATTATCGATAATCATACTAGAGAGGTCATCTCCTATGTTGGTTCTCAAGACTTCTTCGATGATAAATTTGCTGGTCAGGTTGATGGAATTCAGGCGAAAAGATCACCTGGAAGTACATTAAAACCATTAATTTATGGGATTGGGTTCGACAGAGGTTTAATCACACCGAAAACTAAAATATTAGATGTACCTACGGATTTTGGAAACTATAGTCCACTTAATTATGATGAAAAGTTTAGAGGCTATATCACTGTTGAGGATGCTCTAGGAAAGTCTTTGAATATACCTGCAGTAGCAACATTAGAAGAAATTGGTGTGGATCATTTCACTAACAAATTAATCACAGCTGGCTTTAACAGTATAGCACAACAAAAAAATAGATTGGGGTTATCTGTCGCACTAGGAGGTTGTGGTGTAACTTTAGAAGAATTAACGGGTTTATATGCCTCATTGGGAAATAAAGGAACATATTCCTCCCTAAGAAAAAGTACTTTTGACAAGGATTCCACTAACTATCAAATAATAAGTCCTGAAAGTAATTATATGATATATGAGATACTTTCTAATTTAAAACGTCCCGATTTACCTAATAATCCTCAAAACAGTAATAATGCTCCTAACATTGCTTGGAAAACAGGAACTTCATATGGTAGAAAAGATGCATGGAGTATTGGTTACAATAAAGAATATACTGTTGGAGTATGGTGTGGTAACTTCAATAACGAAGGTTCTCCTGATTTAACGGGTGCAGAGACAGCGACACCACTGCTTTTTAATATTTTCAGAACTTTATATCCAACAGTAAATTCAAAAAAAGAAGAATTTGAAATACCAGATCAACTTTTCGAAAGATTAGTATGTAGCAGTACAGGTTTAATTCCAGAATATTTCTGTGATCATACTATAGAAGATAGCTATATCCCTACTGTATCATTAACCAAGAAATGTTCACATCGAAAACTATATTTTATTAATCCGATAGAATCCTTCTCATATTGTGGAAAATGTTTGCCTAAAGAAGGTGGGTATAAAAAGAAGTTTTACAACAATTATCCAGAACAATTGGTACGTTTTTATAACGATGAAAAAATACCTTTTGAAACTCCTCCACCTCATAACCCTGAATGCAAATATACAATTTCAGGTAAACCTCCTACGATTTCAAGCCCTGTAGATGGTCGTACTTATTATATCCTAGATCATAATACTGAACTAGAATTG